The sequence AGTATGTCATGGATGATTCCAAACGGAAGGTTGTCAAGTCATGGTAAAGAAAGTTGCCGACATCGTGGTCGAGTCATTAATTGCCGCCGGAGTCAAGAGAATATATGGAATATCGGGAGATTCGCTAAACGGTATAACGGATTCCATACGAAGACGCAACAAGGAAATTTCTTGGGTGCATGTTCGGCATGAGGAAACAGCAGGGTTTGCAGCTGGTGCAGAAGCTCACCTCACGGGAAATCTAGCTGCCTGCGCTGGAAGTTGTGGACCTGGGAACATGCACCTTGTCAATGGACTGTATGACTGTCATCGCAGCAGAGTGCCAATTCTTGCAATTGCTGCACACATACCAAGCCGAGAAATCGGAAGCGCATATTTTCAAGAGACACATCCAGAACTTTTGTTCAAGGAGTGCAGTCACTACTGCGAGCTTGTTTCACACGCGGATCAAATACCGCGTGTTCTTGATATCGCGATGAGAACCGCCATATCTCTTCGTGGCGTATCGGTCATTGTTATTCCAGGTGATGTTGCATTACAAGATGCAGTATCAAACAGACCCATCATTCCTTTGGAACAACCAAAGGCAGTTGTCTGTCCAGCTAAAGAAGACATAATGAAACTTGCTAAAGTTCTCAATTCATCACAGAAAGTGACCATTCTTGGTGGTGCAGGTTGTGCAGGGGCACACTCAGAACTAATTGAGATTGCAGGCTTACTTCAGGCTCCGATAGTGCATGCAATGCGCGGGAAAGAGTTCATAGAATATGATAATCCGTATGACGTCGGAATGACGGGGCTGCTTGGATTTTCTTCTGGATATTATGCCATGATGGACTCGGATCTGTTGTTTATGTTAGGTACTGACTTTCCATATCAGCAATTCTATCCATCACATGCCACCATAATTCAAGTAGACATTAGAGGTGAGCAAATAGCCCGACGGACAAAGGTCGATCTGGGACTGGTTGGAGACGTACGCCAGACGCTGATTGCATTGAAACCCATGCTTAATCAGAAAAATGACCAAGGACATTTGAGAACAT comes from Candidatus Nitrosotalea sinensis and encodes:
- the poxB gene encoding ubiquinone-dependent pyruvate dehydrogenase, coding for MVKKVADIVVESLIAAGVKRIYGISGDSLNGITDSIRRRNKEISWVHVRHEETAGFAAGAEAHLTGNLAACAGSCGPGNMHLVNGLYDCHRSRVPILAIAAHIPSREIGSAYFQETHPELLFKECSHYCELVSHADQIPRVLDIAMRTAISLRGVSVIVIPGDVALQDAVSNRPIIPLEQPKAVVCPAKEDIMKLAKVLNSSQKVTILGGAGCAGAHSELIEIAGLLQAPIVHAMRGKEFIEYDNPYDVGMTGLLGFSSGYYAMMDSDLLFMLGTDFPYQQFYPSHATIIQVDIRGEQIARRTKVDLGLVGDVRQTLIALKPMLNQKNDQGHLRTSLDHYKKTRRELDSSATGKTGQILIHPQYVAKIINELAADDTIFTCDVGTPTIWAARYLQMNGKRRLLGSFSHGSMANALPQAIGAQQVFPGRQVISLSGDGGLSMLMGDLISLKQLNLPVKIVVFNNGALSFVELEMKAAGILTYGTDLVKTDFSKVAEAVGILGLRTEKPEQIRSTLIQALRHNGPALVDVAVNRQELLMPPSINLDVIKGFTLYMIKAVLNGRGDEVIDLAKTNLFR